In Schistocerca piceifrons isolate TAMUIC-IGC-003096 chromosome 9, iqSchPice1.1, whole genome shotgun sequence, the following proteins share a genomic window:
- the LOC124716812 gene encoding trichohyalin-like, producing the protein REDGNEKTATRRRQREDGNEKTATRRRQREDGNEKTATRRRQREDGNEKTATRRRQREDGNEKTATRRRQREDGNEKTATRRRQREDGNEKTATRRRQREDGNEKTATRRRQREDGNEKTATRRRQREDGNEKTATRRRQREDGNEKTATRRRQREDGNEKTATRRRQREDGNEKTATRRRQREDGNEKTATRRRQREDGNEKTATRRRQREDGNEKTATRRRQREDGNEKTATRRRQREDGNEKTATRRRQREDGNEKTATRRRQREDGNEKTATRRRQREDGNEKTATRRRQREDGNEKTATRRRQREDGNEKTATRRRQREDGNEKTATRRRQREDGNEKTATRRRQREDGNEKTATRRRQREDGNEKTATRRRQREDGNEKTATRRRQREDGNEKTATRRRQREDGNEKTATRRRQREDGNEKTATRRRQREDGNEKTATRRRQREDGNEKTATRRRQREDGNEKTATRRRQREDGNEKTATRRRQREDGNEKTATRRRQREDGNEKTATRRRQREDGNEKTATRRRQREDGNEKTATRRRQREDGNEKTATRRRQREDGNEKTATRRRQREDGNEKTATRRRQREDGNEKTATRRRQREDGNEKTATRRRQREDGNEKTATRRRQREDGNEKTATRRRQREDGNEKTATRRRQREDGNEKTATRRRQREDGNEKTATRRRQREDGNEKTATRRRQREDGNEKTATRRRQREDGNEKTATRRRQREDGNEKTATRRRQREDGNEKTATRRRQREDGNEKTATRRRQREDGNEKTATRRRQREDGNEKTATRRRQREDGNEKTATRRRQREDGNEKTATRRRQREDGNEKTATRRRQREDGNEKTATRRRQREDGNEKTATRRRQREDGNEKTATRRRQREDGNEKTATRRRQREDGNEKTATRRRQREDGNEKTATRRRQREDGNEKTATRRRQREDGNEKTATRRRQREDGNEKTATRRRQREDGNEKTATRRRQREDGNEKTATRRRQREDGNEKTATRRRQREDGNEKTATRRRQREDGNEKTATRRRQREDGNEKTATRRRQREDGNEKTATRRRQREDGNEKTATRRRQREDGNEKTATRRRQREDGNEKTATRRRQREDGNEKTATRRRQREDGNEKTATRRRQREDGNEKTATRRRQREDGNEKTATRRRQREDGNEKTATRRRQREDGNEKTATRRRQREDGNEKTATRRRQREDGNEKTATRRRQREDGNEKTATRRRQREDGNEKTATRRRQREDGNEKTATRRRQREDGNEKTATRRRQREDGNEKTATRRRQREDGNEKTATRRRQREDGNEKTATRRRQREDGNEKTATRRRQREDGNEKTATRRRQREDGNEKTATRRRQREDGNEKTATRRRQREDGNEKTATRRRQREDGNEKTATRRRQREDGNEKTATRRRQREEGKGKIQ; encoded by the coding sequence cgagaagacggcaacgagaagacggcaacgagaagacggcaacgagaagacggcaacgagaagacggcaacgagaagacggcaacgagaagacggcaacgagaagacggcaacgagaagacggcaacgagaagacggcaacgagaagacggcaacgagaagacggcaacgagaagacggcaacgagaagacggcaacgagaagacggcaacgagaagacggcaacgagaagacggcaacgagaagacggcaacgagaagacggcaacgagaagacggcaacgagaagacggcaacgagaagacggcaacgagaagacggcaacgagaagacggcaacgagaagacggcaacgagaagacggcaacgagaagacggcaacgagaagacggcaacgagaagacggcaacgagaagacggcaacgagaagacggcaacgagaagacggcaacgagaagacggcaacgagaagacggcaacgagaagacggcaacgagaagacggcaacgagaagacggcaacgagaagacggcaacgagaagacggcaacgagaagacggcaacgagaagacggcaacgagaagacggcaacgagaagacggcaacgagaagacggcaacgagaagacggcaacgagaagacggcaacgagaagacggcaacgagaagacggcaacgagaagacggcaacgagaagacggcaacgagaagacggcaacgagaagacggcaacgagaagacggcaacgagaagacggcaacgagaagacggcaacgagaagacggcaacgagaagacggcaacgagaagacggcaacgagaagacggcaacgagaagacggcaacgagaagacggcaacgagaagacggcaacgagaagacggcaacgagaagacggcaacgagaagacggcaacgagaagacggcaacgagaagacggcaacgagaagacggcaacgagaagacggcaacgagaagacggcaacgagaagacggcaacgagaagacggcaacgagaagacggcaacgagaagacggcaacgagaagacggcaacgagaagacggcaacgagaagacggcaacgagaagacggcaacgagaagacggcaacgagaagacggcaacgagaagacggcaacgagaagacggcaacgagaagacggcaacgagaagacggcaacgagaagacggcaacgagaagacggcaacgagaagacggcaacgagaagacggcaacgagaagacggcaacgagaagacggcaacgagaagacggcaacgagaagacggcaacgagaagacggcaacgagaagacggcaacgagaagacggcaacgagaagacggcaacgagaagacggcaacgagaagacggcaacgagaagacggcaacgagaagacggcaacgagaagacggcaacgagaagacggcaacgagaagacggcaacgagaagacggcaacgagaagacggcaacgagaagacggcaacgagaagacggcaacgagaagacggcaacgagaagacggcaacgagaagacggcaacgagaagacggcaacgagaagacggcaacgagaagacggcaacgagaagacggcaacgagaagacggcaacgagaagacggcaacgagaagacggcaacgagaagacggcaacgagaagacggcaacgagaagacggcaacgagaagacggcaacgagaagacggcaacgagaagacggcaacgagaagacggcaacgagaagacggcaacgagaagacggcaacgagaagacggcaacgagaagacggcaacgagaagacggcaacgagaagacggcaacgagaagacggcaacgagaagacggcaacgagaagacggcaacgagaagacggcaacgagaagacggcaacgagaagacggcaacgagaagacggcaacgagaagacggcaacgagaagacggcaacgagaagacggcaacgagaagacggcaacgagaagacggcaacgagaagacggcaacgagaagacggcaacgagaagacggcaacgagaagacggcaacgagaagacggcaacgagaagacggcaacgagaagacggcaacgagaagacggcaacgagaagacggcaacgagaagacggcaacgagaagacggcaacgagaagacggcaacgagaagacggcaacgagaagacggcaacgagaagacggcaacgagaagacggcaacgagaagacggcaacgagaagacggcaacgagaagacggcaacgagaagacggcaacgagaagacggcaacgagaagacggcaacgagaagacggcaacgagaagacggcaacgagaagacggcaacgagaagacggcaacgagaagacggcaacgagaagacggcaacgagaagacggcaacgagaagacggcaacgagaagacggcaacgagaagacggcaacgagaagacggcaacgagaagacggcaacgagaagacggcaacgagaagacggcaacgagaagacggcaacgagaagacggcaacgagaagacggcaacgagaagacggcaacgagaagacggcaacgagaagacggcaacgagaagacggcaacgagaagacggcaacgagaagacggcaacgagaagacggcaacgagaagacggcaacgagaagacggcaacgagaagacggcaacgagaagacggcaacgagaagacggcaacgagaagacggcaacgagaagacggcaacgagaagacggcaacgagaagacggcaacgagaagacggcaacgagaagacggcaacgagaagacggcaacgagaagacggcaacgagaagacggcaacgagaagacggcaacgagaagacggcaacgagaagacggcaacgagaagacggcaacgagaagacggcaacgagaagacggcaacgagaagacggcaacgagaagacggcaacgagaagacggcaacgagaagacggcaacgagaagacggcaacgagaagacggcaacgagaagacggcaacgagaagacggcaacgagaagacggcaacgagaagacggcaacgagaagacggcaacgagaagacggcaacgagaagacggcaacgagaagacggcaacgagaagacggcaacgagaagacggcaacgagaagacggcaacgagaagacggcaacgagaagacggcaacgagaagacggcaacgagaagacggcaacgagaagacggcaacgagaagacggcaacgagaagacggcaacgagaagacggcaacgagaagacggcaacgagaagacggcaacgagaagacggcaacgagaagacggcaacgagaagacggcaacgagaagacggcaacgagaagacggcaacgagaagacggcaacgagaagacggcaacgagaagacggcaacgagaagacggcaacgagaagacggcaacgagaagacggcaacgagaagacggcaacgagaagacggcaacgagaagacggcaacgagaagacggcaacgagaagacggcaacgagaagacggcaacgagaagacggcaacgagaagacggcaacgagaagacggcaacgagaagacggcaacgagaagacggcaacgagaagacggcaacgagaagacggcaacgagaagacggcaacgagaagacggcaacgagaagacggcaacgagaagacggcaacgagaagacggcaacgagaagacggcaacgagaagacggcaacgagaagacggcaacgagaagacggcaacgagaagacggcaacgagaagacggcaacgagaagacggcaacgagaagacggcaacgagaagacggcaacgagaagacggcaacgagaagacggcaacgagaagacggcaacgagaagacggcaacgagaagacggcaacgagaagacggcaacgagaagacggcaacgagaagacggcaacgagaagacggcaacgagaagacggcaacgagaagacggcaacgagaagacggcaacgagaagacggcaacgagaagacggcaacgagaagacggcaacgagaagacggcaacgagaagacggcaacgagaagacggcaacgagaagacggcaacgagaagacggcaacgagaagacggcaacgagaagacggcaacgagaagacggcaacgagaagacggcaacgagaagacggcaacgagaagacggcaacgagaagacggcaacgagaagacggcaacgagaagacggcaacgagaagacggcaacgagaagaaggcaagggaaaga